The region ttaaggttagcaaaaactggaaaaatgaaatttcagaagATTACAAATGAGCCTTCTTTGGGGAATtgctaataggttacaacctacagatgttctgcagaaattaaagtaaattaagccttataAGTTGATTAAGCAATTGGCACAGGTATCCCAACATCTGTCAGTTACTCACAAAACCccagtctgtcttaaagcagaactGGAACAGACAGTGTTACTAcgccctctgaagtactacttggacaatatcaCACTGGCATAGAAcgaataaacaatggcaaataaagaaaataagtcaaggactcattaagtgtacaaagttttattcaaatttttgatccctcaaagtagccaccttttgctgacatttgttttatacatCCTACCTAGAATTTCTTTTAAGTTCTTAAAGTGTAATTCAGGTATCTTACAATCTTTGCAGGAAAACTGAAAACTTGGACAATCTTCAGACCATAGGGTTGTTATTCCCTTTGAGATGAGCTGTTATGTTTATTAATAGGGTTGTTAACCAATTACTGAAATTAAGGTGCTTCATTAAATATATAGTTTGTGAAATGCATATTTGTACATATCCAATTTAGGGCTATTCGTGGTTTTGTTGATACTAGCATAATGTTTTtgcaattgcttttttttttttttttttttccttcattaccTTTCATACATAAAGTGTGTTCAGTGCTGGTTGGTTCTCTAATACTGATGAAAGATCTGTATTAATTAACCATGTTGGGGGAAAAAACACCTAGTAATGCCTAGTAccccctttctttttttaataaagattttttttcttttgcttaggACAGATTTCCATGACTTCGAGAGACTTTAAAAATGAGTAACAGTTTCAACTGAAGTTTTTGATTCACATAGTTCTCATAGTTCCTCTTGTACCTCTTGTGTTACAGGAAAATAGACCTCGAGAATAGAAGAGAATTTGTCCTTCAGTAACTTAAGGAGACATCAGTTGGAAATTACATGCTTGCTTTcaagttcattaaaaaaaatcaaaagtctaaAACTTGGtcacacaattttttttactatcaCTCTACCATGGATACAACCTACATTTCTGACACAAAATATCTAATTTATGGCCATGTAAAGCAATGCATTTTGATAGTGATGTAACATCTTTGGGGATGAAGAAACAATGTGTTATGTTATGCAAGTGCAGATAAAACAAATTTTCTGTAAATTTCTTATAAATTCCTCAAAAAATAGACCTCCTTAAGGTAACAAAAGATATAAGTGTTGTCCCCACCTATAGTGATTATTTAGTAATCATTCCTTTTAATTAATGATTCCAAGGATCATTGTGTAAAGTAAAATAGAGAGCAATCTTAAAAATAGTCATCAAATATTGgtcttaaaaagtatttgttgtgATAGTCATCAAATATTGgtcttaaaaagtatttgttgtgAAAGAGTGACATACAAAGAGCAAGGCTTAGCAGCCACACCTCAGTTATATTTTCAGCCACTGGACATCATTTAGCAAAACGTTCAGTAACAGTGTATAGAAACAGATGGCTGGGAAACATCAATATTTTAAGGCAGATTTGTTTGCAGTATTACTGGTATTATGAAGAATTTGAAAGGCACCCAATAATGAGAAGGCAGTGAAGCAATAATAGGCTCTCCAGATTTTGTGCAGTTAAAAATTCTAGTTTTTGAGGTTCaacatattgtagtctttttattACTTTGCCCAAACAGCAAAATAACGCAGCCTTGTAGTATTCTAGACAGGGTCTGACCTGCACGTGCAggaatattttggattttttttcccataacACAGCTTAGTTAAGAAATGTTTTGTAAActgaaaaatgtctttttaaaatgtcagaaGCTTGTCAGGTGAGAAGAAGCCATTTAGTTTATCAGTTTGCTAGTAGAATAATTGTCCAAATATTTCTCTCAATCTGTTTTGACAGCTGTCAAAGTTTGTACTTTATCTGCATGACTTGTTAGTTTAATTCTGATTTCCATTGGTTTGAataagtttttccttttttttcttgaattcagTCTCCCCTTTTTCCATAATTGTCCCTCTTTAAATGAGACACTACATTCATTTTTCTGGACAAGTGCAATTAAGTGTAGTAAATCTAATACTCAACTTTTTGTGTAAGCATTTACTTGAATGCATGAGAACACCACCCATGTCTGGAAACATGGTAGCAGCAGCATCCAGTTAGAATTTATCTTTACTTTGAAAATCAAAAGACTTAAGatgatcttcttcttttttcgtctGCTTCCActaggggttgtcacagtggatcatctttttctgtatcctcctgtcctctacatcttgctctgtgacactcagcacctgcatgtcctctctcatcacatccataaacctcctgtcttaggccttcctcttacctggcagctctacccttaaCACCGTTCTCCCTGGCCTTGGAGTTTTCCAACCTGTTGAAGGCCTACTGCTCACTCCTTCTAGATGACCTTACTCTATAGCAATACAGTGCCTGAGTCACAACTGTTCTAAGGGAAAATTACAGGTCCTGTCTTGGCCTGCCTTGTCTCTCAATCTTACACCTCAGAATAACAGCTTGACATGTCACCTTCTAACTGCAAAGAACCAGCAAGTTTTTGCTCTTCTGCTAGAGTGGTGTAACATCCcacaaatgtataatttaaaaaatctttttttttttttttttttcaccagagGTGAAAAAGATGTTGAACTGGCGGCAAAAGGTGGTCTTATATGATACTGAATTATAGCGTATAGCAAGGCAATTATGGTTAATTTTCACAATTGTGATTTTCATGTTGTTCTTGTCTATTTTTATTTAAGCAAATAAGGTTAAAATTTCAGTCTGTGTTGCATTTCTTTATCAGTATCCTGTATATGTTAACAGAGTAAAAGTCATAACTTGGGTATTGTGGTTATACTCATTGTGTATGATTATATTAATATCATAACTGACACTgcctggtcactaatttcaggtTTTAATAAAGGTTTTTCATGTACTTCTATAGGTTGTAACAGGAGGTCATTATGATGTGGATTGTCGCCTAGATGATCCTGATGGAAATGTTCTCTATAAAGAAATGAAGAAGCAATATGATAGCTTCACATTCACAGCTTCAAAGAATGGATCTTACAAGTTTTGCTTCAGTAATGAATTCTCAACTTTTACACATAAGACTGTCTACTTTGATTTCCAAGTTGGAGAGGATCCTCCATTGTTTCCCAATGAGAACAGAGTTTCTGCTTTGACTCAGGtatgtgtttttcttattttattttttatttttttccctttcaggTATTTCTGACAAGGAAGAGGTAAAGTAATAAACCTCATCTGATCAGTAAAAATTATTGGCCAAGCTGCCATAAATACATCATTTTCTTGTGGCTTTGAAATCTATTGTTCCTAATATGTGAAATGAACTTAATTAAACATCTTTTATTAAATGCATTCTTTATTATTGTACATATGGTTTCttgtgcactgcatgataatagAATTGCAGTTGCTATAACCAAAGCACAGGTTAGTTGCAAATTTGAGTTATTTGCATACTGATCAGGATACCTCAAGTACTGTGGGGCTGGGACATACTGACTTTTAAACCAACAAGATAAGTGCCCCATGCTATAATAGGAAAAAGTAACACTTCTTTAGCAATGCAAGGTGAAGGACACAATTGAGTAGAAGTGGACttaaatattgaatatatttatCACTAATGAGAAAGAGAAATAATCTTTGTATTTAATGGCAATGTTTTTTCTCATAACTGTAACATTTCAAGCACACTTTCTCaggcttttgtgtgtgtgtgtgtgtgtgtgtctgtgtttatatgtatgtgtatatttgtgtattttctgGGGGaacaaaatatatccatccatccattttccaacccgctgaatctgaacacagggtcacgggggtctgctggagccaatcccagccaacacagggcacaaggatggaaccaatcccgggcagggtgccaacccaccgcaggacacacacaaacacacccacacaccaagcacacactagggccaatttagaatcgccaactacctgctacccactgcgccactgtgccgcccacagcACAATATATGTTTATTCCATATGTTActgtttataacatttttttgctAACAGTTAATCAGCAAAACATTAGATGCTTATGACTCGTtctcatttgtttaaaataagaaTATTAAAATTGCAAGCTTCAAACAAATGCGACATTTGAAAACGCAAGATTGTTAGCAGGCAATTTAAATTCAGACAAATTTACTTATAATTTATCAAAgacattaaagaattaaaaaaaaaaaaatgcagctattGAGCAACAGATTATTTGTGCAGGACCAGACATGCCTTGATAATTTTCAGCACAACAAACAGTTACAGTTAACAGCAGAATTATAATACAGGTGAGCTTAATATTCTGAGTGATACATACAAAaaatgagtgtgtttatagtttttattatttcattttacattttttcattatgaGTTCATAAAACATTGAGTGCTTATGAATAGTGCACTGTGGCTGAAAAGATTCACATGTAGATTAAAACGAGCGTGGTATATTCACACACAACATTTCACAAAGATGTGATTCTGTTTTCATGCAAAGTAaagtaatcaaagagaaaaaggagCCGGGAACAGTTCACACTGCCTATAATGCACATAGTAAACTTGGGTAAAATTGCTTACGTGATTTGCAAATTGACTGTAATTAATGTTGCATTATAATGCTCTTGAAGTATTTCCTGTTTAGCATAATTATTCATTTAGCAGATTTAGTTGCAGCAACTtagaaaaaatctgtaaaaatttaGTTTTGGTGTTTATCAGGAAACTACAGAGCAAAATTTTAGAGAAAAGCACAAGAAGCATAGGAGATAGGCTAGTTGTGCTGGTCACCGCTTGATACTTTGCAGTGTGGGATCTCACATAAGGGTTATGAGTGGGTGAAGTTAGTCAAGGATTTAACATACATGTACTAAAACTAAGTTTCTCTCTTTTTCCCACCTTTTATAGTTGCAACAAAAATGTAGTATAGGTGACCTAATAcatattactttaaaattttgcctCTTTTTTAAAAAACGTGTCAAGGTAGCAGCCAATTAGACTGCTTAATAATATAATGCAAAATCAGAAATGTGCTTTTAATGATAAACAAACCAGCTTTTGCTTGGTGTGGTGGATACGTAACCGTTTTCTCATGAAGTATCTGTCATTCAGGGATCTAAGAATCAGGAGTGAATTAGAGTAGAATCCACAGCAGAACAATACTTTTAGGGTGCTGAAGAATTGTTCAAAATTTTAGAGCAGTGagatagaaaagaaaaatcattcctaaaattcattttgatgGGATGGGTTTAAGCAACAGAAGGCTTTCAGCTTTACTAATGAGAAAGTGATATAATCATTCAAAATTGCAAAAAGCCTGAATATGGAAGTGGTGTGCAAAGCAGACTTTTAAGATACCGCAGTATTGCTTAGCAGTTCCAGAGTAACACAATGGTGAAATTAGTAGGAGCCAACCATCTTTTACATTTGAATGTCAGTTTTTGCCTTTGAataagatgtatttttttttccatacattcaaattatatttaaatagtgACATTCGATATGGTAGTCCTAATTGGGTCTACTCTGAAAAGAAACTGTAGCTGTGGAAGGATATTTGTTTTAACAGTATTAATTTTCCCATCTAAAGAGAGCTGAAAAAATGACCAACATTTAAAATCTATTTGTGTTTTACACTGTGTTGTTTGTGGGTGACAAAACGCGGTATGTCTGAGCTGTATTGAGTGTTTATGACAAGCAAAACAGTTAATTggaaaatgtatgcttttatttaaatttaattttgaagcCAGTGAGCCCCAGTAAACTTCACCATGTAGGTTAGGTATAGGTTGCAATAATTAGTCGAGATCTGCTATATCTATGACGAGTACCATGTTGTTCGCCTAGAAAGATGCATGTTCTTCACTACCCACTTATAGAATCCTTCTTTATTTCTGATGGTTCCAAAAGATTCACATTGGTGGTAGTGGAGAGCCCTTTGTGGCTCCCTATCTTAATATGAAATCAGTTGTAAGCCATCAGAGAATGTTTACCACTTTCTGTGTAAGTGTTGATGGccaatatttgttttgtttttctgtacttaaTTCATGTTAATGTTACAATTAAGAATTATTTAAGCGATATTTTAGTGagattttttcatatattcatcTGTTATCTGGACCTGTGTCCTCTagtggcaggatacaagaggcaaAATTCTTTCTAAGCAgcatcagataaaaaaaaaagtggagatCCCATTATGAGTACTCTTATCCACATACACACAATTTGTCCTTATTGAAACGAGATTAAACCTcttgattcagatttttaaaaagtattacttttttttcttttaaatcatttgaAAGTTCTGTGTGAAGGTAGGAACCAATAACTTTTAAGTATTCTTGTAAATTTGCATTATGAATAATTTGCATGACGGTCTTCAAGTGTTTTCATCATGTGTTAGTATACATAAAGCATCTGCTTGAGGAATAAGCCTGcgtaaataatgcattatttcaAACGTAACATTTCtaactgaatagaaaaaaaagcaaaacctgGAAAATGACATAGTTTAACATGTACATGCTGCAGTTTGCTCCGCATTGACTTTGTATTTCGTGATATTGCCTCACAACTCTAGTAttcttggttcattttgtgttagTACTTGTTGGTTTAAACGTGACCTTCTTGAGAGTGATGGGCTGCTTTTTTGCAGGTTGAATTTCAGATTACTGGCTACCTCTTAATTATTCCAGGATCTGCAATCCATGGTTAATGATGCTATATTCACATGATGTGAACATTTCAAGTCTCTAGTACTTGATCACAGAATACATCACTGCCACCATCTACTGACTGAAAGCCAGCTGCTTTACTGACCATGTATACCATGGGCTATTTCTAAAAGCCCATATTTGAAAGCCACTATTGGAATATGCACCTGTTTACTCCTTGGCAGTCTGGTAAAATATTTTCTAAGTATGAAGCATAAACTGCAGCTGGGCTATTTTATCTTTTGCTCTTGGTATTTTCAAATTTCTGTTTACTCATAAAAAGTGAGATTAGTATATAAATTTGCACAAAACCAGCAGTGATTAAAACACTTAACATTATCACATTTTTAATACCATAAACATGGCCAAACAGTTTTTGCAACAGTTATTtataaaatagaataaattaTGTATTATGGTGCTCTGTTTACAGTACTGGATATGGAATATTCCTGTATTGCAAAatcaatttaatatattattttaaaagaaaaaaaaatcaagacatgTTCTGTTGATTccagttttatcatttttaatcagtttttgaattttttaagcaCTCACTAGCATAAGTGTTTTAATGTACTACATTAAGCAGTTATAGCTGTCTTAGCTCGGGTTGTTTTTAATTTCACCCATTGTACTTTGGTTAGATTCTTTATTAAGACtagttcattttcttttacttgtttatttctttctcttgctCTCATGGGAATTTTAAATATTATCCATAGTAAGGTGAATATTTTCCTCTctcaaatttactaaaaatctttTGGTCTGATAAATTAAATCTGTTTATCTCCTTATCTGGCTGCTGTTTGCAAAGTACACCTTTAGAGAGGTTCATTTTGCTGTGATCAgttatttgaatttaatattgTAGGAAATCTTTCAAATTAGAACATTGTATTCAGtatataatttttgattttttgattaaatatttgAGTGTACTGTGTCCAAAGTAATACTTGATTTCTTATGGTTTGTTACAGATGGAGTCGGCTTGTGTTTCAATTCATGAAGCTTTGAAATCTGTAATTGATTATCAGACACGCTTTCGCCTAAGAGAAGCTCAAGGACGTAGTCGAGCAGAGGATCTGAACACAAGGGTGGCATTTTGGTCAATTGGAGAAGCTATTATTTTGTTAGTTGTCAGTATTGGCCAAGTAGTCCTCTTAAGGAGCTTTTTCTCAGACAAAAAAACTACCACAACTCGTGTAGGATCATAGAAAACTGTGGTGCAGAGTGCACACCTATAATATTAACCAGAGAAAATGATACCGCAAGAAGTTTCATTTAAAGAGATAAAATgggattttgaaataaaaacaatgggttttgtttcataaGATACTTTTCAGTTTTAATGGACTAGACATCTGGTTCCAAAGCCTCATTGCAAGAAATCAAAGAAAGttgtttttaaacacttcacctGTATTCtcaaaaatttgtttaaaaaagggTGTTACATTTGCATTGTTAGGTTTTTATATTTCTTCAACATATTGCCacatataaaacaattaaaacagtttatttttcatCTTAGAACAGTCAGTTGTTTTATTCCCCAGTTTCTAAAAGTACACAAGATTAATGTTTGATCTGATGTAATTTTACTGAAAATGTGGTCATCTTAAAATAGAAAAGAGAGCTTgtatgtaaaaatgttagatcaTTTTGAGTAATCCATATATTTTGCATGAAATTTGTAAatggcaaaatgtatttttttttttttttttttttttttttttttttttaatcccattcTCATCtggtgtgttttttatattttctgaaaccTTTTCCTGTAAATGTTTGTGCTTCACatggcaaaatgtttttttttttt is a window of Erpetoichthys calabaricus chromosome 7, fErpCal1.3, whole genome shotgun sequence DNA encoding:
- the tmed7 gene encoding transmembrane emp24 domain-containing protein 7, which translates into the protein MQGFGVAILTQVIWAQLLLLGWARASELTFELPDNAKQCFYEDIIVGTKCTLEFQVVTGGHYDVDCRLDDPDGNVLYKEMKKQYDSFTFTASKNGSYKFCFSNEFSTFTHKTVYFDFQVGEDPPLFPNENRVSALTQMESACVSIHEALKSVIDYQTRFRLREAQGRSRAEDLNTRVAFWSIGEAIILLVVSIGQVVLLRSFFSDKKTTTTRVGS